One genomic region from Ptychodera flava strain L36383 chromosome 14, AS_Pfla_20210202, whole genome shotgun sequence encodes:
- the LOC139148917 gene encoding LOW QUALITY PROTEIN: UTP--glucose-1-phosphate uridylyltransferase-like (The sequence of the model RefSeq protein was modified relative to this genomic sequence to represent the inferred CDS: inserted 1 base in 1 codon), protein MADAKLSNVDKDEADATLRANKSVMEFQALAKRDAERAMESELDKLKETAKANETEETKKNFEGFKNLFHRFLREKGPSVEWENIEPLPPGAVINYNDLQQHNADNITGMLDKLVVVKLNGGLGTSMGCKGPKSVISVRSDLTFLDLTVQQIEHLNKEYGCDVPLVLMNSFNTDEDTKKILRKYSAVDVRISTFNQSRYPRINKESLLPIAKSVNNNDLEAWYPPGHGDIYESFYNSGLLDHFIRQGKEFMFISNIDNLGATVDINILNFLVNPKQGTTGSEFVMEVTDKTRADVKGGTLIQYENKLRLLEXAQVPKEHVDEFKSVTKFKVFNTNNLWIKLSAVKRNVEEKLLDMEIIVNNKTLDNGLRVIQLETAVGAAIKNFEGAHGINVPRSRFLPVKKSSDLLLVMSNLYTMKAGSLTMNPKRQFRTTPLVKLGTHFDKVQVFLKRFDGTPNMLELDHLTVSGDVTFGRGVILKGTVIIIANHGDRIDIPPGAVLENKIVSGNLRILDH, encoded by the exons ATGGCGGACGCAAAACTTTCTAATGTTGACAAAGATGAG GCCGACGCTACTCTAAGGGCCAACAAGAGCGTCATGGAATTTCAAGCTTTAGCAAAGCGTGATGCTGAGCGAGCAATGGAGTCTGAGTTGGATAAACTGAAAGAAACTGCAAAAGCTAATGAAACTGAG GAAACTAAGAAGAATTTTGAAGGTTTTAAAAACTTGTTTCATCGTTTCCTCCGAGAGAAAGGACCCTCAGTGGAATGGGAAAACATCGAACCATTGCCTCCTGGAGCT GTGATCAATTACAATGATTTACAGCAACACAATGCCGATAACATCACAGGCATGTTGGACAAACTGGTAGTGGTCAAGTTAAATGGTGGCTTGGGAACTAGCATGGGATGCAAAGGCCCTAAGAGTGTAATCAGTGTTCGTAGTGACCTTACTTTCTTGGATTTGACCGTTCAGCAAATAGAG CATCTGAACAAAGAGTATGGTTGTGATGTTCCACTGGTATTAATGAACTCCTTCAATACAGATGAGGACACCAAGAAAATCCTCAGGAAATACAGCGCAGTTGACGTCCGTATATCTACTTTCAATCAAAGCAG ATATCCCAGAATAAACAAGGAATCGTTACTACCAATAGCAAAGTCGGTCAATAATAATGACCTTGAGGC ATGGTATCCACCTGGCCATGGTGACATTTATGAATCATTCTACAACTCAGGATTATTGGACCACTTCATACGACAGGGCAAAGAATTTATGTTCATCTCAAACATAGATAATTTAGGAGCCACTGTTGATATAA atattttgaatttcctaGTAAATCCCAAACAGGGAACAACCGGCAGTGAGTTTGTCATGGAAGTCACAGACAAGACCAGAGCTGATGTTAAG GGTGGTACACTCATTCAATATGAAAACAAACTAAGGCTTTTAG TTGCTCAAGTTCCCAAAGAGCAT gTGGATGAATTCAAATCCGTGACCAAGTTCAA AGTATTCAATACAAATAATCTATGGATCAAACTGTCAGCTGTTAAAAGGAACGTGGAGGAAAAACTATTGGACATGGAAATCATCGTCAATAACAAG ACCCTTGACAATGGACTCCGTGTAATTCAGCTTGAAACAGCCGTTGGTGCAGCCATAAAGAACTTTGAAGGAGCCCATG GTATCAATGTACCAAGGAGTCGCTTTTTACCTGTCAAAAAGTCCTCTGACCTTTTACTGGTTATGTCAAACTTGTACACCATGAAGGCTGGCTCACTAACGATGAATCCCAAACGCCAGTTCCGTACCACGCCTCTAGTGAAACTGGGAACTCACTTTGATAAG GTTCAAGTCTTTCTGAAGAGATTTGACGGCACTCCCAACATGCTGGAATTAGATCATCTGACAGTGTCTGGTGATGTCACATTTGGTAGAGGAGTCATTCTCAAA GGCACTGTAATCATCATCGCTAACCATGGTGACAGGATCGATATACCTCCTGGAGCTGTTCTTGAAAACAAGATTGTGTCTGGCAACTTGAGAATTCTGGATCATTAG